A single window of Nicotiana sylvestris chromosome 3, ASM39365v2, whole genome shotgun sequence DNA harbors:
- the LOC138888129 gene encoding uncharacterized protein: protein MLKQIQVNIPLIEALKEMSGYAKMMKDLMSRKFDFQDLATVTLTQTCSAVVTRPVAEKLSDPGSFTIPCTIGNFAFAKALCDLGASINLMPLIIYKRLGIGRARPTSMLLQLDDRTVKCPFGILDDVLIQVGKFVFPADFVILDCKVDEEIPIILGRPFLATGTALIDYETGELKMSSMTKRLYSMCRNL from the coding sequence ATGCTCAAGCAAAttcaggtaaatattccattgattgaagCCTTAAAGGAGATGTCTGGATACGCAAAAATGATGAAAGACTTAATGTCCCGGAaatttgatttccaagacttggctaCGGTGACACTTACTCAGACGTGCAGTGCAGTGGTAACTAGACCTGTTGCTGAAAAGCTCTCTGATCCAGGGAGTTTTACTATTCCATGTACAATTGGAAACTTTGCTTTTGCGAAAGCACTCTGTGATTTAGGGGCCAGcattaatcttatgcccctgaTCATTTACAAGAGGTTGGGCATAgggagagctagacccacctctatgttgcTACAGCTGGATGATAGGACTGTGAAGTGTCCATTTGGGATCCTGGATGATGTACTTATTCAGGTGGGGAAAttcgtgttccctgcagattttgtaatattggattgcaaggtggatgaagaaattcctatCATCTTAGGAAGACCTTTCTTGGCCACAGGGACAGCTCTTATTGATTATGAGACCGGGGAGCTTAAGATGAGCTCAATGACGAAGAGATtatattcaatgtgcagaaatctatga
- the LOC138888130 gene encoding uncharacterized protein, whose translation MPRNSTRTGELLEGLSDPEKIFRALNPSNRRLQPPQQTDKFETDMGDTIDPNGNGRHEQVNLNVREAAPLVPEGALYDWAQPTTDNLATAIVVPAIQAESFQITNNMLHLLQNKGLFFGTQLEDLQQHLKNFLSICKTQRQPNVTPEAIRLLLFPFSVTGAAQVWLNSLPINSIATWDELVKQFHNKFHPPNKTVQQIDEIVSFKQKLMETLHETWGRFKEMLVMCPHHGIPEQILGQRFYMGLSDGLKNIVDASAGGAFLSKTWSEGQSLLDKMAHNSGWTSRNAPITPVVHSVPLDPSNTMAENMVTLLTQMSILTKKVEESGQKQQVHIVDTTNGGLCTSCISQPIGNPWNIELDHHHQHPEDMNYVANYGGQRQGNQNWGQQTQQQYRPPQPQYNAGNMGGMRPPNNMAPYPRPQG comes from the coding sequence atgcctagaaactctACCAGGACTGGAGAACTACTTGAAGGACTATCAGACCCTGAGAAAATATTCAGGGCATTGAACCCATCCAACAGAAGACTTCAACCACCTCAACAAACAGACAAATTCGAAACTGACATGGGAGACACAATCGACCCCAACGGAAACGGCAGGCATGAGCAAGTCAACTTGAATGTCAGAGAAGCGGCACCTCTGGTGCCCGAGGGTGCACtgtatgactgggcacaacccacaactGACAATTTGGCTACTGCCATAGTTGTGCCCGCAATACAAGCTGAGTCGTTCCAGATCACAAATAACatgttgcacttgttgcaaaacaagggactctTCTTTGGGACACAACTTGAAGATCTTCAACAACACCTGAAGAACTTCCTGTCAATCTGCAAGACCCAGAGGCAGCCCAATGTCACTCCAGAGGCTATCAGGCTATTATTGTTCCCATTCTCGGTGACAGGAGCTGCACAGgtttggctaaactcactccccataaattCTATAGCAACGtgggatgagttagtcaagcAGTTTCATAACaagtttcatccacccaacaaaACTGTCcaacaaattgatgagatcgTGAGCTTCAAGCAGAAACtgatggagacactgcatgaaacatgggGCAGGTTCAAAGAAATGTTGGTTATGTGTCCACATCATGGTATTCCAGAACAGATATTGGGACAACGATTTTATATGGGACTGTCAGATGGGTTGAAGAATATTGTGGATGCCTCAGCTGGTGGGGCATTCCTGAGCAAGACATGGAGTGAAGGTCAAAGTTTACTAGATAAAATGGCACATAATTCGGGATGGACATCCAGGAATGCACCCATCACTCCAGTGGTGCACTCAGTGCCTCTTGATCCTTCAAACactatggctgaaaatatggtGACTCTCCTGACACAAATGAGCatcctcaccaaaaaggtggaggaatcagggcagaagcagcaggtacacatagtagatactaccaatgggggcctgtgcacatcttgcattagtcagccaattggtaatcCTTGGAATATAGAGCttgatcatcatcatcaacacCCTGAAGATATGAACTATGTTGCTAACTATGGGGGTCAGAGACAGGGAAATCAGAACTGGGGTCAGCAGACTCAGCAGCAGTACAGACCACCTCAGCCACAATATAACGCcggaaacatgggaggtatgagaccccccAACAACATGGCACCGTATCCTAGACCACAGGGGTAA